CCACGGGCTCATCCCCTGCAGCGCCCCGCCCCACTCCATGCCGCACACCAGCGCCATCAGCACGGCGACgaacgccgccaccgtcgccgccagcaTCCAGCACCGCCGCGCCGGCATCAGGTGCGCgtacccggccgccgccgccctgccccCCTCCCTCGCCATCTCCACGagctcctcccgccgcgtcgccgccgccgccgcccacacgCACGCCGCCAGCAGCGGCGCGAACAGCGTGTTCCCCGCCAGCACCTGCGgcaccagcagcagctgcagcggcGCGTCCCGCTTGAACACCACCATGTTCTCGTTCGTCGGCATGAACCCGCAGTTGGAGAACGTCGACACCGTCGTGAACACCGCGAACGTCCACGTGTTCAGCGACTTGTCCCCCAGCGTCCGCCTCGCGCCCGGCGACGCGAGCACGTACGCCGCGACGgccacggcgccgacgacgtGCACCACCGCGAAGATGGCGAGCACGATGTAGAACAGCGCGCGCACCGCATTGTGCCGCAGCGTGTCCGCGTCCATCGGGCGGCGTCggctcgccgcctcctctcccgacGACGTCGGGTtctcgacgtcgccgccgtcgatgtcGGCGAGCGCGACGTCGCCGTGGCTCTCGACGCGCCGGGATCTGTCCATGGCGTCGCTCCGCAGCTTGGACCACTTGGACGCGAGCCCCACGAGCGAGACGAACACCTCGCCGCCGAGGAGCATCAGGACGGTGAGCACCACGAGCTGGCCGTTGGAGAACACCTCCATCTCGACGGTGGACATGCTCGACACCGTGGCGGCCGACACGGCGGTGAAGAAGCGGTCgatgcggcgcggcgcggcgccgggcTCCCGCACCTTGAGCACCCCGAGGAGGCCGTAGCCGAGGCAGGAG
This window of the Oryza sativa Japonica Group chromosome 4, ASM3414082v1 genome carries:
- the HKT1;4 gene encoding cation transporter HKT7 isoform 2 (isoform 2 is encoded by transcript variant 2) translates to MPTSRRALAGGALSMHVAYFLAISCLGYGLLGVLKVREPGAAPRRIDRFFTAVSAATVSSMSTVEMEVFSNGQLVVLTVLMLLGGEVFVSLVGLASKWSKLRSDAMDRSRRVESHGDVALADIDGGDVENPTSSGEEAASRRRPMDADTLRHNAVRALFYIVLAIFAVVHVVGAVAVAAYVLASPGARRTLGDKSLNTWTFAVFTTVSTFSNCGFMPTNENMVVFKRDAPLQLLLVPQVLAGNTLFAPLLAACVWAAAAATRREELVEMAREGGRAAAAGYAHLMPARRCWMLAATVAAFVAVLMALVCGMEWGGALQGMSPWEKVVNALFLAVNARHTGESTVDLSILAPAILVLFVLMMYLPPYTTWFPFEENSTTKDSNAENQGIRLLESTLLSQLSYLTIFVIAICITERRKLKEDPLNFSVLSIVVEVVRQVRLNGFLPEKKNADQVN
- the HKT1;4 gene encoding cation transporter HKT7 isoform 1 (isoform 1 is encoded by transcript variant 1), with product MPTSRRALAGGALSMHVAYFLAISCLGYGLLGVLKVREPGAAPRRIDRFFTAVSAATVSSMSTVEMEVFSNGQLVVLTVLMLLGGEVFVSLVGLASKWSKLRSDAMDRSRRVESHGDVALADIDGGDVENPTSSGEEAASRRRPMDADTLRHNAVRALFYIVLAIFAVVHVVGAVAVAAYVLASPGARRTLGDKSLNTWTFAVFTTVSTFSNCGFMPTNENMVVFKRDAPLQLLLVPQVLAGNTLFAPLLAACVWAAAAATRREELVEMAREGGRAAAAGYAHLMPARRCWMLAATVAAFVAVLMALVCGMEWGGALQGMSPWEKVVNALFLAVNARHTGESTVDLSILAPAILVLFVLMMYLPPYTTWFPFEENSTTKDSNAENQGIRLLESTLLSQLSYLTIFVIAICITERRKLKEDPLNFSVLSIVVEVVSAYGNVGFSMGYSCSRQINPDHLCTDKWTGFVGRWSDSGKLILIFVMFFGRLKKFSMKGGKAWKLS